In the Oncorhynchus gorbuscha isolate QuinsamMale2020 ecotype Even-year linkage group LG05, OgorEven_v1.0, whole genome shotgun sequence genome, one interval contains:
- the LOC124035061 gene encoding pro-adrenomedullin-like, whose amino-acid sequence MKLILQSFLYGCLLATIAQSVAGFQLEISPELKKRLSIWMQSRSRQDLNSSSAERIAESVQFVSPEDVRNNPIPHSSTDISIRTKRSKISVNQAWRPGCSLGTCTVHDLAHRIHQLNNKLKIGSAPIDKISPQGYGRRRRSLPERRATLRLEGGRLRPVWGNANSHVHKLEELFRRT is encoded by the exons ATGAAACTGATCCTGCAGTCTTTCCTCTACGGCTGTCTGCTGGCCACCATTGCACAGAGTGTGGCTGGATTCCAACTTGAAATTAGCCCAGAGCTCAAAAAGAG GTTGAGCATATGGATGCAGAGCAGATCGAGACAAGATCTAAACAGTTCTTCTGCagagaggatagcagagtctgTACAGTTTGTCAGCCCAGAAGACGTCAGGAACAACCCGATTCCTCATTCCAG caCTGACATCAGCATCCGAACCAAGAGGTCCAAAATTTCAGTGAACCAGGCCTGGAGACCGGGCTGCTCTCTGGGCACCTGCACTGTGCACGACCTGGCCCACCGCATCCACCAGCTCAACAACAAACTAAAGATTGGTAGTGCACCCATCGACAAGATCAGCCCACAAGGCTACGGCCGGAGGCGTCGTTCCCTCCCTGAGCGCAGGGCCACACTGAGGCTGGAGGGGGGCAGGCTGAGGCCTGTGTGGGGCAATGCAAATTCACATGTTCACAAGCTGGAGGAGCTGTTCAGACGGACATGA